The following are encoded in a window of Kitasatospora fiedleri genomic DNA:
- a CDS encoding glycosyltransferase — protein MTILHVSQPVDGGVARVVVDLVRGQRAAGCRVLVACPPGGRLAREAAAAGARVLDWPAERSPGPSTAGEVWRLRRLVRRARPDVLHLHSAKAGLAGRLAARGTPATVFQPHAWSFAAVEGAMAGASLRWERHATRWARTVLCVSERERADGEAAGLVADWRVVPNGVDLEHFAPADPASRRAARMTLGLDRADPLAVCVGRLCRQKGQDVLLDAWTRVQLARPAARLVLVGGGPDAEALAEQVRGLPDPSRVRMVGDVADPRLWLAAADLVVLPSRWEGMALAPLEAMACGRPVLLTDVPGARECLPPGERERAVVPPENPGAMAERLVEFLGDRIECERRGLLARSYVADHHDIRGVIQQVAAVYRTIVRTGVVPAGRTGRVPQRF, from the coding sequence ATGACGATCCTTCATGTGTCCCAGCCGGTCGACGGCGGGGTGGCCCGGGTGGTGGTGGACCTGGTGCGCGGGCAGCGCGCGGCCGGGTGCCGGGTGCTGGTGGCCTGCCCGCCCGGCGGCCGGCTCGCCCGCGAGGCCGCCGCGGCCGGCGCCCGGGTGCTGGACTGGCCCGCCGAACGCTCGCCCGGCCCGTCCACCGCCGGGGAGGTGTGGCGGCTGCGCCGGCTGGTCCGCCGGGCCCGGCCGGACGTGCTGCACCTGCACAGCGCGAAGGCCGGGCTGGCCGGGCGGCTGGCGGCCCGCGGCACCCCGGCCACCGTGTTCCAGCCGCACGCCTGGTCGTTCGCGGCGGTGGAGGGGGCGATGGCCGGGGCCAGCCTGCGCTGGGAGCGGCACGCCACCCGCTGGGCCCGCACCGTGCTGTGCGTCAGCGAGCGGGAGCGGGCGGACGGCGAGGCGGCCGGGCTGGTCGCCGACTGGCGGGTGGTGCCCAACGGCGTCGACCTGGAGCACTTCGCGCCCGCCGACCCGGCGTCCCGGCGGGCCGCCCGGATGACCCTGGGCCTGGACCGGGCCGACCCGCTGGCGGTGTGCGTGGGGCGGCTGTGCCGGCAGAAGGGCCAGGACGTGCTGCTGGACGCCTGGACCAGGGTGCAGCTGGCCCGCCCGGCGGCCCGGCTGGTGCTGGTCGGCGGCGGCCCGGACGCCGAGGCGCTGGCCGAGCAGGTGCGCGGGCTGCCGGACCCGTCCCGGGTGCGGATGGTGGGCGACGTGGCCGATCCGCGGCTGTGGCTGGCGGCGGCCGACCTGGTGGTGCTGCCCTCGCGCTGGGAGGGGATGGCGCTGGCGCCGCTGGAGGCGATGGCCTGCGGGCGGCCGGTGCTGCTGACCGACGTGCCGGGGGCCCGGGAGTGCCTGCCGCCGGGGGAGCGGGAGCGGGCGGTGGTGCCGCCGGAGAATCCCGGCGCGATGGCCGAACGGCTGGTCGAATTCCTGGGCGATCGGATCGAGTGCGAACGGCGCGGGCTGCTGGCCCGGTCATACGTGGCAGATCATCACGATATCCGGGGAGTGATTCAGCAGGTGGCGGCGGTGTACCGGACGATTGTTCGGACCGGGGTGGTCCCGGCGGGTCGCACCGGCCGTGTCCCGCAGCGGTTCTGA
- a CDS encoding S8 family peptidase, which produces MSVPRIRRSARTAACLALATAGALALPTAGAAAATADGPLLSYVVNTRANHGQTQKAEREIRAAGGTVVASYERIGVVIARSTDPGFAARLRTSKTVDSVGASRTAGIEAADVEGAVQETAVPATAPADGSEPLWANQWDMRQIGVDRAHRQTLGSRSVVVGVLDSGIDATHEDLAANVDPKLSASCLSGSPDTSWQSWQPTTSSHGTHVAGTIAAAKNGKGVEGIAPGVRLAAVKVVDDGGFIYPEYAICGFVWAAEHHFQVTNNSYYVDPWMFNCAADPDQAAVSEAVRRAVDYSRRNGVLNVAAAGNENIDLAHKTVDVSSPDDTVPATRPIGADCLDLPAELPGVVAVSAIGVKGDKSYYSSYGLHKVTVAAPGGDSRYQVPDTPDAKGGVLSTLPGGTYGYMSGTSMASPHVAGVAALLASTHPWAGPEQLRALLVDQADPHACPTGGVLDPGGTGLYRATCEGSGHDNGFYGAGVVSAAKAADWWRL; this is translated from the coding sequence ATGAGCGTTCCCCGGATTCGCCGTTCCGCACGCACCGCGGCCTGTCTCGCACTCGCCACGGCCGGAGCACTGGCCCTGCCCACCGCCGGCGCGGCCGCGGCGACCGCCGACGGACCCCTGCTCAGCTACGTCGTCAACACCAGGGCCAACCACGGCCAGACCCAGAAGGCCGAGCGCGAGATCAGGGCGGCCGGCGGCACCGTGGTCGCCTCCTACGAGCGGATAGGCGTGGTGATCGCCCGCTCCACCGACCCCGGCTTCGCCGCCCGGCTGCGGACGTCGAAGACCGTCGACTCGGTCGGCGCCAGCCGCACCGCGGGCATCGAGGCCGCCGACGTGGAGGGCGCCGTCCAGGAGACCGCCGTCCCCGCCACCGCGCCCGCCGACGGCAGCGAACCGCTCTGGGCCAACCAGTGGGACATGCGGCAGATCGGCGTCGACCGGGCGCACCGGCAGACCCTCGGCAGCCGCTCGGTGGTGGTCGGCGTGCTCGACTCCGGCATCGACGCCACCCACGAGGACCTCGCCGCCAACGTCGACCCGAAGCTCTCCGCGTCCTGCCTCAGCGGCAGCCCCGACACCAGCTGGCAGTCCTGGCAGCCCACCACCAGCAGCCACGGCACCCACGTGGCCGGCACCATCGCCGCCGCCAAGAACGGCAAGGGCGTCGAGGGCATCGCCCCCGGCGTCCGGCTGGCCGCCGTCAAGGTGGTCGACGACGGCGGGTTCATCTACCCCGAGTACGCGATCTGCGGCTTCGTCTGGGCCGCCGAGCACCACTTCCAGGTCACCAACAACAGCTACTACGTGGACCCGTGGATGTTCAACTGCGCCGCCGACCCCGACCAGGCCGCGGTCAGCGAGGCGGTCCGCCGGGCCGTCGACTACTCGCGCCGCAACGGCGTGCTCAACGTCGCCGCCGCGGGCAACGAGAACATCGACCTGGCGCACAAGACGGTCGACGTCTCCAGCCCCGACGACACCGTCCCGGCCACCCGGCCGATCGGCGCCGACTGCCTGGACCTGCCCGCCGAACTGCCCGGCGTGGTCGCGGTCTCCGCGATCGGCGTCAAGGGCGACAAGTCGTACTACTCCAGCTACGGCCTGCACAAGGTCACCGTGGCGGCCCCCGGCGGCGACAGCCGCTACCAGGTGCCGGACACCCCGGACGCCAAGGGCGGGGTGCTCTCCACCCTCCCCGGCGGCACGTACGGCTACATGTCGGGCACCTCGATGGCCTCCCCGCACGTGGCCGGGGTGGCCGCGCTGCTCGCCTCCACCCACCCGTGGGCCGGCCCCGAGCAGCTGCGCGCCCTGCTGGTCGACCAGGCCGACCCGCACGCCTGCCCGACCGGCGGGGTCCTCGACCCGGGCGGCACCGGGCTCTACCGGGCCACCTGCGAGGGCTCCGGACACGACAACGGCTTCTACGGCGCGGGCGTCGTCTCCGCCGCCAAGGCGGCCGACTGGTGGCGCCTCTGA
- a CDS encoding HipA family kinase, which translates to MLDEVKALRYVDPLRAGGSVPGVVEADDLGTYVVKFTGAAQGVKALVAEVIVGELARRLGLRVPPLVLVDFDPAVAADEPDQEIQDLLRASAGRNLGMDLLPGARDFRPGMIEVSPAEAGRVVWLDALTGNVDRSVHNPNLMVWHGRLWLIDNGAGLVFHHRWASAPAAVHRRYDLSGHALGGYGPDLAAADAALAPLVTPELLREVAALVPDAWLAGEPGFDSPAAVREAYVAHLAARVAHSAAWLPEGFATPEQIRAAEERAAAARLAARPAWLKQVPNRAGLAPVEPDWSRHVGDGG; encoded by the coding sequence ATGCTCGACGAGGTGAAGGCGCTGCGCTATGTCGACCCGCTGCGGGCGGGCGGGTCGGTGCCCGGGGTGGTGGAGGCCGACGACCTGGGGACGTACGTGGTGAAGTTCACCGGGGCGGCGCAGGGCGTGAAGGCCCTGGTGGCCGAGGTGATCGTGGGCGAACTGGCCCGGCGGCTGGGGCTGCGGGTGCCGCCGCTGGTGCTGGTGGACTTCGACCCGGCGGTCGCCGCCGACGAGCCGGACCAGGAGATCCAGGACCTGCTGCGGGCCAGCGCCGGACGGAACCTGGGCATGGACCTGCTGCCGGGCGCGCGGGACTTCCGGCCGGGGATGATCGAGGTGTCCCCCGCCGAGGCGGGCCGGGTGGTCTGGCTGGACGCGCTGACCGGGAACGTCGACCGCAGCGTGCACAACCCCAACCTGATGGTGTGGCACGGGCGGCTGTGGCTGATCGACAACGGCGCGGGCCTGGTCTTCCACCACCGCTGGGCGTCCGCGCCCGCCGCGGTGCACCGGCGCTACGACCTGAGCGGCCACGCGCTGGGCGGCTACGGCCCGGACCTGGCCGCCGCCGACGCCGCGCTCGCCCCGCTGGTGACGCCGGAACTGCTGCGTGAGGTCGCCGCGCTGGTGCCGGACGCCTGGCTGGCCGGCGAGCCGGGCTTCGACTCGCCGGCCGCGGTGCGGGAGGCGTACGTGGCGCACCTGGCCGCCCGGGTGGCGCACTCGGCGGCCTGGCTGCCGGAGGGCTTCGCGACGCCCGAGCAGATCCGGGCCGCCGAGGAGCGGGCCGCCGCCGCGCGGCTGGCGGCCCGTCCGGCCTGGCTCAAGCAGGTGCCGAACCGGGCCGGTCTGGCCCCGGTGGAGCCGGACTGGTCCCGGCACGTCGGCGACGGCGGGTGA
- a CDS encoding SRPBCC family protein: MGKVHATTERTYGADPARVYEALADYAVTRPKLLPAQYSEYEVRAGGRGAGTQVHWKLRATEKRVRDCLFTVSAPGPEKLVETDANSSMVITWTVAADGGSGSRVTVEASWTGATGIGGFFERTFAPKGLNRIHDQVLANLAAELG; this comes from the coding sequence ATGGGCAAGGTGCACGCCACCACCGAGCGGACGTACGGGGCCGACCCGGCGCGGGTGTACGAGGCGCTGGCCGACTACGCGGTGACCCGGCCGAAGCTGCTGCCCGCGCAGTACAGCGAGTACGAGGTGCGGGCCGGCGGCCGGGGCGCCGGGACGCAGGTGCACTGGAAGCTCCGGGCGACCGAGAAGCGGGTCCGGGACTGCCTGTTCACGGTGTCGGCGCCCGGCCCGGAGAAGCTGGTGGAGACCGACGCCAACTCCTCGATGGTGATCACCTGGACGGTGGCGGCGGACGGCGGGAGCGGCAGCCGGGTCACCGTGGAGGCGAGCTGGACCGGCGCCACCGGGATCGGCGGCTTCTTCGAGCGCACCTTCGCGCCGAAGGGCCTCAACCGCATCCACGACCAGGTGCTGGCCAACCTGGCGGCCGAACTCGGCTGA
- a CDS encoding O-antigen ligase family protein yields the protein MAIALRPPHPAAWSARIVPARPSWLAAATVLLVCVPTGEKDVAAAVHVTPADLASLALVGLIALDLLRGRLPRLDPAVCALLGAVVLAAAVATAHSIDPAASLTGFVRLVQIFVLVPAAVLLAVRDTLDRRLVLGSFVLAALIEGAVGANQYLTRTGASYTGEPIRAVGTFGALDIMAMSTVVSYGLLAALGLALAERRPGGNRWLRRAMWGSAAFLAFPLAVSFSRGSWIATAVAASVLLLRADARLAVRGVLVGAAAAVVLVGGLGLGASGVTERLSSIGSVSAAPDQSVSDRYDLWATAGRIWQDHPVTGAGPKAFQQLRDSHAPLRLSSGSDAADATIGFQREPLLSPHNMYFLVLSEQGLLGAVAYLALFLALLLGCLRRATGPGLAALALLCWVLWDFLYADIGGTTTVLTSVVLGLAARTAFPGPDSREADGA from the coding sequence ATGGCCATCGCCCTCCGACCGCCCCACCCGGCAGCGTGGTCGGCCCGGATAGTCCCGGCCCGGCCGAGCTGGCTCGCGGCGGCCACCGTGCTGCTGGTGTGCGTGCCGACCGGGGAGAAGGACGTCGCCGCGGCCGTCCACGTCACCCCCGCCGACCTCGCCTCGCTGGCCCTGGTCGGGCTGATCGCCCTCGACCTGCTGCGCGGCCGGCTGCCCCGCCTCGACCCGGCCGTCTGCGCGCTGCTGGGCGCCGTGGTGCTGGCCGCCGCCGTCGCCACCGCGCACTCCATCGACCCGGCCGCCAGCCTCACCGGCTTCGTCCGGCTGGTGCAGATCTTCGTGCTGGTCCCCGCCGCGGTGCTGCTCGCCGTCCGCGACACCCTGGACCGGCGCCTGGTGCTCGGCTCCTTCGTGCTGGCCGCCCTGATCGAGGGCGCGGTCGGCGCGAACCAGTACCTGACCCGCACCGGCGCCTCCTACACCGGCGAGCCGATCCGGGCCGTCGGCACCTTCGGCGCGCTGGACATCATGGCGATGTCCACCGTCGTCTCGTACGGGCTGCTGGCCGCCCTCGGCCTGGCCCTCGCCGAGCGCCGCCCCGGCGGCAACCGCTGGCTGCGCCGCGCGATGTGGGGCAGCGCCGCGTTCCTGGCCTTCCCGCTGGCGGTCTCGTTCAGCCGGGGCAGCTGGATCGCCACCGCCGTCGCCGCGAGCGTGCTGCTGCTGCGCGCCGACGCCCGGCTCGCCGTCCGGGGCGTGCTGGTCGGCGCCGCCGCCGCGGTGGTGCTGGTCGGCGGGCTCGGCCTCGGCGCCTCCGGCGTCACCGAGCGGCTCAGCTCGATCGGCTCGGTCTCCGCCGCCCCCGACCAGTCGGTCTCCGACCGCTACGACCTGTGGGCCACCGCCGGCCGGATCTGGCAGGACCACCCGGTGACCGGCGCCGGCCCCAAGGCGTTCCAGCAGCTGCGCGACAGCCACGCCCCGCTGCGGCTCTCCTCCGGCAGCGACGCCGCCGACGCCACCATCGGCTTCCAGCGCGAACCGCTGCTCTCCCCGCACAACATGTACTTCCTGGTGCTCAGCGAGCAGGGCCTGCTCGGCGCGGTCGCCTACCTGGCGCTCTTCCTCGCCCTGCTGCTCGGCTGCCTGCGCCGCGCCACCGGCCCCGGCCTGGCCGCCCTCGCCCTGCTCTGCTGGGTGCTCTGGGACTTCCTCTACGCCGACATCGGCGGTACCACCACCGTGCTGACCTCCGTGGTCCTCGGCCTGGCCGCCCGCACCGCCTTCCCCGGACCCGACTCCCGTGAGGCGGACGGCGCATGA
- a CDS encoding glycoside hydrolase family 48 protein: MSPPRTPRNRVPALTAALTLLAAGLSTAVAVPASAAAVQCSIDYTTNDWGSGFTANVAITNRGTAALNGWTLTYSYTGNQTLSGSGWNGTWSQSGKNVTVAAPAWAATLPAGGSATAGANFSYSGTNAAPTAFAVNGTSCTGAHAAPTTTLTSPAPGATYQAGVAVPLAATATAADGASISKVEFYDNTTLIGTATSAPYTFTWTGAASGNHSIYAKAYDSLGASSESTPAGITVAAGPAISATPLTLSVNQGKTGSFAVKLSSRPSANVTVTTTRTSGNTGLSVSSGATLTFTPADWSTAQTVTLTADASSTGSATFTSTATGYTSSAVTVTELAAASGVYNDRFLQLYNKIKDPANGYFSPEGIPYHSVETLLVEAPDQGHETTSEAYSYLLWLEAQYGRVTQDWSKFNAAWTLMETYMIPGHADQPTNAFYNASKPATYAPERPLPSDYPAALDTSVTAGADPIAGELKSAYGTDDIYGMHWLQDVDNVYGYGNAPGKCEAGPSDTGPSFINTYQRGAQESVWETIPQPTCDNFRYGGKNGYLDLFVKDNSYAKQWKYTDAPDADARAVQAAYWADTWAKAQGNGAKVATTVAKAGKMGDYLRYSFFDKYFKQIGNCVGPNSCAAGSGKSSEHYLLSWYYAWGGATDTSAGWSWRIGDSAAHGGYQNPMAAYALVNDPAMAPKSATGKSDWTTSMGRQVEFTQWLQSSEGAIAGGATNSWEGDYGTPPAGTPTFYGMFYDEAPVYHDPASNQWFGFQAWGLERMAEYYYSSGDPKAKAILDKWVTWALSKTTFTADGSYQIPSTLAWSGKPDTWNAASPGANTGLHVSVVDYTNDVGVAGSYAKLLAYYAAKSGNAAAKGAAQKLLDGMWAHNQDALGVSVPETRTDYSRFNEPLAVPSGWTGTMPNGDPVNSASTFLSIRSFYRNDPSFAKVQTYLNGGAAPTFTYHRFWAQADVATAMATYGELFGG, from the coding sequence ATGTCTCCACCTCGCACCCCCCGCAACCGGGTCCCGGCGCTCACCGCCGCCCTCACGCTGCTCGCCGCCGGCCTGTCGACCGCGGTCGCCGTCCCGGCCTCCGCCGCCGCCGTCCAGTGCTCCATCGACTACACGACGAACGACTGGGGCAGCGGCTTCACCGCCAACGTGGCGATCACCAACCGGGGCACCGCGGCGCTCAACGGCTGGACGCTCACCTACTCCTACACCGGCAACCAGACGCTCTCGGGCAGCGGCTGGAACGGCACCTGGAGCCAGTCCGGCAAGAACGTCACCGTCGCCGCCCCGGCCTGGGCGGCCACCCTCCCGGCCGGCGGCTCGGCCACCGCGGGCGCCAACTTCTCGTACAGCGGCACCAACGCGGCCCCGACCGCCTTCGCGGTCAACGGCACCAGCTGCACCGGCGCCCACGCGGCCCCGACCACCACCCTGACCAGTCCCGCCCCCGGTGCCACCTACCAGGCCGGGGTGGCCGTCCCGCTCGCGGCGACGGCCACGGCGGCGGACGGCGCCAGCATCAGCAAGGTCGAGTTCTACGACAACACCACGCTGATCGGCACCGCCACCAGCGCCCCGTACACCTTCACCTGGACGGGCGCGGCGAGCGGAAACCACTCGATCTACGCGAAGGCGTACGACAGCCTGGGCGCGAGCAGTGAGTCGACCCCGGCGGGCATCACGGTCGCGGCCGGTCCGGCGATCAGCGCCACCCCGCTGACCCTGTCGGTGAACCAGGGCAAGACCGGCAGCTTCGCCGTGAAGCTCAGCAGCCGGCCGAGCGCCAACGTCACCGTCACCACCACCCGGACCTCGGGCAACACCGGACTGTCCGTCAGCTCCGGCGCGACGCTGACCTTCACCCCGGCCGACTGGTCGACGGCGCAGACCGTCACGCTCACCGCCGACGCCTCCTCCACCGGCTCGGCGACCTTCACCTCCACCGCGACCGGGTACACCTCCTCGGCGGTCACGGTGACCGAGCTGGCCGCCGCCTCGGGCGTGTACAACGACCGGTTCCTCCAGCTCTACAACAAGATCAAGGACCCGGCGAACGGCTACTTCTCGCCGGAGGGCATCCCCTACCACTCGGTGGAGACCCTGCTGGTCGAGGCCCCCGACCAGGGCCACGAGACCACCTCGGAGGCGTACTCGTACCTGCTCTGGCTGGAGGCCCAGTACGGGCGGGTCACCCAGGACTGGTCGAAGTTCAACGCGGCGTGGACGCTCATGGAGACGTACATGATCCCGGGCCACGCCGACCAGCCGACCAACGCGTTCTACAACGCGTCCAAGCCGGCCACCTACGCGCCCGAGCGCCCGCTGCCGAGCGACTACCCGGCCGCGCTGGACACCTCGGTCACCGCGGGCGCCGACCCGATCGCCGGCGAGCTGAAGAGCGCCTACGGCACCGACGACATCTACGGCATGCACTGGCTACAGGACGTGGACAACGTCTACGGCTACGGCAACGCGCCCGGCAAGTGCGAAGCCGGCCCGAGCGACACCGGCCCGTCGTTCATCAACACCTACCAGCGCGGCGCGCAGGAGTCGGTGTGGGAGACCATCCCGCAGCCCACCTGCGACAACTTCAGGTACGGCGGCAAGAACGGGTACCTGGACCTGTTCGTCAAGGACAACTCCTACGCCAAGCAGTGGAAGTACACCGACGCGCCGGACGCCGACGCGCGCGCCGTCCAGGCCGCGTACTGGGCCGACACCTGGGCCAAGGCGCAGGGCAACGGCGCGAAGGTGGCCACCACGGTGGCCAAGGCCGGCAAGATGGGTGACTACCTGCGGTACTCGTTCTTCGACAAGTACTTCAAGCAGATCGGCAACTGCGTCGGCCCGAACAGCTGCGCGGCCGGCAGCGGCAAGAGCTCCGAGCACTACCTGCTCTCCTGGTACTACGCCTGGGGCGGCGCCACCGACACCTCGGCGGGCTGGTCCTGGCGGATCGGCGACAGCGCGGCGCACGGCGGCTACCAGAACCCGATGGCCGCGTACGCGCTGGTCAACGACCCGGCGATGGCCCCCAAGTCGGCCACCGGCAAGTCCGACTGGACCACCTCGATGGGCCGTCAGGTCGAGTTCACCCAGTGGCTGCAGTCCAGCGAGGGCGCGATCGCGGGCGGCGCGACCAACAGCTGGGAGGGCGACTACGGGACCCCGCCGGCCGGCACCCCGACCTTCTACGGGATGTTCTACGACGAGGCGCCGGTCTACCACGACCCGGCCTCCAACCAGTGGTTCGGCTTCCAGGCCTGGGGCCTGGAGCGGATGGCCGAGTACTACTACTCCAGCGGCGACCCGAAGGCCAAGGCCATCCTGGACAAGTGGGTGACCTGGGCGCTGTCCAAGACCACCTTCACCGCGGACGGCAGCTACCAGATCCCGTCCACGCTGGCCTGGAGCGGCAAGCCGGACACCTGGAACGCCGCCTCCCCGGGCGCCAACACCGGCCTGCACGTGAGCGTGGTCGACTACACCAACGACGTCGGGGTGGCCGGCTCCTACGCCAAGCTGCTGGCCTACTACGCGGCCAAGTCCGGCAACGCGGCGGCCAAGGGCGCGGCGCAGAAGCTGCTCGACGGCATGTGGGCCCACAACCAGGACGCGCTGGGCGTCTCGGTGCCGGAGACCCGCACCGACTACAGCCGCTTCAACGAGCCGCTCGCGGTGCCGAGCGGCTGGACCGGCACCATGCCCAACGGGGACCCGGTCAACAGCGCCTCCACCTTCCTGTCGATCCGGTCCTTCTACCGGAACGACCCGTCGTTCGCCAAGGTCCAGACGTACCTGAACGGCGGCGCCGCGCCGACCTTCACGTACCACCGGTTCTGGGCGCAGGCCGACGTCGCCACGGCGATGGCGACCTACGGCGAGCTGTTCGGCGGCTGA
- a CDS encoding sugar transferase, translating to MTIDHESVPRPGRTLTGPGRPGARAGTGPGAGPGTAPGTGVLDRPRIRTKGRPKSRAAAPRTSAGVGRHRGRLHSRVALPLALAAADTLAVGLAAAATTPAGTRPVATAALLLPALLPLNLAGGLYRTRLSLSALDELPGLAARAAVATAFAITADTCLAGRWADLGPVSPLRLLTLLLLLLPLAALGRAFVHHLTRRARRRRPSPVLILGAGELGQHIAAVLTDHPEYGLRPVGYLDPDPVLLPPGAPLPVLGGREVLGRVLRRYRIHHVLATAGAADEAETLAALRHAARLGCQVWLVPGLREFDAVRGAGDHLWGFPCLRLEAPAMRRGGWAVKRGFDIASAGLGLLLISPLLAACALAVRWDTGPGVLFRQQRTGLDGRVFTVLKFRTLRPSDEHESATRWNIAQDHRMGAIGKFLRRTSLDELPQLWNVLRGDMSLVGPRPERPYFVMRFAQAYPEYADRHRVPVGLTGLAQVNGLRGDTSIEDRARFDNRYIEGWSLWGDAKILLRTAALAVRPDGS from the coding sequence ATGACCATTGACCACGAGAGCGTGCCGCGACCGGGCAGAACGCTGACGGGTCCCGGCCGCCCCGGCGCTCGGGCGGGCACCGGGCCCGGTGCCGGGCCCGGCACCGCACCCGGCACGGGCGTGCTCGACCGGCCGCGAATCCGGACGAAGGGCCGCCCCAAGTCCCGGGCCGCCGCGCCCCGGACCTCGGCCGGGGTCGGCCGGCACCGCGGCCGGCTGCACTCCCGGGTCGCCCTCCCGCTCGCCCTGGCCGCCGCCGACACCCTGGCGGTCGGCCTGGCCGCGGCCGCGACCACCCCCGCCGGCACCCGCCCGGTGGCCACCGCCGCCCTGCTGCTGCCCGCGCTGCTCCCGCTCAACCTGGCCGGCGGCCTCTACCGCACCCGGCTCAGCCTCTCCGCCCTCGACGAACTCCCGGGCCTGGCCGCCCGCGCCGCCGTCGCCACCGCCTTCGCGATCACCGCCGACACCTGCCTGGCCGGCCGCTGGGCCGACCTCGGGCCGGTCAGCCCGCTGCGGCTGCTCACCCTGCTGCTCCTGCTGCTCCCGCTCGCCGCCCTCGGCCGGGCCTTCGTCCACCACCTCACCCGCCGGGCCCGCCGCCGCCGCCCCAGCCCGGTGCTGATCCTCGGCGCGGGCGAACTCGGCCAGCACATCGCCGCGGTGCTCACCGACCACCCCGAGTACGGCCTGCGCCCGGTCGGCTACCTCGACCCCGACCCGGTGCTGCTGCCGCCCGGCGCCCCGCTGCCGGTGCTCGGCGGGCGCGAGGTGCTCGGCCGGGTGCTGCGCCGCTACCGCATCCACCACGTGCTGGCCACCGCCGGCGCCGCCGACGAGGCCGAGACGCTGGCCGCGCTGCGGCACGCCGCCCGGCTCGGCTGCCAGGTCTGGCTGGTGCCCGGCCTGCGCGAGTTCGACGCGGTCCGCGGCGCGGGCGACCACCTCTGGGGCTTCCCCTGCCTGCGCCTGGAGGCCCCCGCGATGCGGCGCGGCGGCTGGGCCGTCAAGCGCGGCTTCGACATCGCCTCGGCCGGCCTCGGCCTGCTGCTGATCTCCCCGCTGCTGGCCGCCTGCGCCCTCGCGGTGCGCTGGGACACCGGCCCGGGCGTGCTCTTCCGCCAGCAGCGCACCGGCCTGGACGGCCGGGTCTTCACCGTCCTCAAGTTCCGCACCCTGCGCCCCTCCGACGAGCACGAGTCGGCCACCCGCTGGAACATCGCCCAGGACCACCGGATGGGCGCCATCGGCAAGTTCCTGCGCAGGACCTCGCTGGACGAGCTGCCCCAGCTGTGGAACGTGCTGCGCGGCGACATGAGCCTGGTCGGCCCGCGCCCCGAACGCCCCTACTTCGTCATGCGGTTCGCCCAGGCGTACCCCGAGTACGCCGACCGGCACCGGGTCCCGGTCGGGCTGACCGGCCTGGCCCAGGTCAACGGACTGCGCGGGGACACCTCGATCGAGGACCGGGCGCGCTTCGACAACCGCTACATCGAGGGCTGGAGCCTGTGGGGGGACGCCAAGATCCTGCTCCGCACCGCCGCCCTGGCAGTCCGCCCGGACGGGAGCTGA